CTCAAGGATCAGCCGCGCGTTAGGATGGCGCAAGAGCGGCATAAAGGTCTCAAAGCCCTGATAGATACGGAGTCGCAAAAACTGTTCGGCAATTTCGCGACTATTGGCAAACCCCTGTTCGCTCAGTTGCGCTTCCATAGCCTTGCGTTTTTCACGCTGTTCACGGGTGGTCAGGAGAATTTCCCCCTGCGCGGAGCGCTCCAACAGCGCAACAAAGTGTTGCTGTTCTGCTTCATTCAAGGCGGATAATACCTGCGGTAATTCACGGATCGCCTGTGCCAGAGAATCGAGAATGTTCCCTGCCGACGACTGAATGGCGCCCAGTGGTGTATTGATTTCGTGAGCAACGCCTGCCACCAGTTGACCAAGTGCCGCCATTTTTTCTTGCTGCACCACGTACGACTGTGCCGATTTCAACTCTTCAAGGGTATGATTCAATTCGTCATTCGCTTTGGAAAGTTCGGCTTCGGCTTGATGCCGCCGCCGGATCTGCACTTGCAGCGTGCGATTCCACCACACGATAATCAACACAATAACCGTTGCGCCGGCGAGCACCTTCCACAACAATGCGTAGTCGCGTCCGTGCTCATACCGTACTGAAACCCAACGATTAAGAACCTCGTCTTTTTCGTGTTGCGTAACGCTTTCTAACGCTTTTTGCAACGCGCTGCCGAGTGCTGGCTCGTCGTTGCGGGAGGCAAAGGCCAGATCAATTTTAAAATCGGTATGACCCGCGATTTTCACATTGGAAAGCCCCAGCTTGCGAATCGAATAATTGATACTCGCGAGCACATCAATGTAGGCGTAGTAACGACCGCGCGAAACGCCTTCCAGCCCCTCTTCGATATTCTCTACGAGAACTAAGTTAATATCAGGATAGCGCTCGCGGAGCATGTCGACACTAGCAAAGCCACGTATGACGGCAATGTCGCGGTGCAGGATATCGCGTACACTGTGAATAAAGGGTTCTTCTTGGCGGGTCGCAATGACAAAGGGAAAAGTGAGGTGCGGGGTAGTGAAATCAAGAAATGAGCGGCGCTCTTCGGTTGCCGCAATATTTGAAAAAACATCACACTGGCGACTGCGCCCCAGCTCAAGCGAGTGGCTCCAGTTTTTGGAAGGGACGGCCACCGGCGTTAAACCCAATTTCGCCGTCACCATGCGCAACATATCAACCGCTAGACCTTCCGCCTCGCCAGTCGCGTTAAAATATTCAAACGGAGGAAATTCAGGATCAATACAAAGGTTGATTGTGGAGCGCCCGCTCAGATAATGACGCTCCTCAGAAGAGAGGATTGATTCGAGATCAGGCGCAACACTTTTGGCTACCCCTGGGAGACTCACGCACAAAGTGAGTAAGAGAATGGCAATGCCGCGGCGAACCATAAAACGCTCCTTGAATAGCGGTCTATCGCGAGTATTAGTCGCGCCGATCAGGACTCAAAAACTCGATTTTATACCCGTCTGGGTCTTCAATAAAAGCCAAAATACTCGAACCCTGCTTCATCGGTCCCGCTTCGCGGAGAATTTTTCCCCCTTGGGCGCGAACGTCGTCACACGCACGGTACACATCGTCGACCTCAATGGCAAGGTGTCCAAACCCAGTGCCAAGTTCGTAATGCTCGGTATCCCAGTTATGAGTCAACTCCAGCACTGTTGTATTGGATTCGTCACCATATCCCAAAAAGGCCAGTGTAAAGCGCCCTTCGGGGTAATCGGTGCGCCGTAATAACTTCATACCGAGGACGTTTTGATAAAATGCTATTGATTTCTCCAGATTTCCTACGCGTAGCATAGTGTGCAAAAGACGCATGCAAGCTCCTTTTAACGAATTGCCCAGAGTAAGGCGTCGATTTCTTCGAGAAGTTTGGTATTCGGAATAATCCCTGTATGTTCGTAGCGGATGACGCCATTGCGGTCAACGAGAAACAGAAAGGGGACAATTTTGATATTCGAGAAAAACTCCAGCGAACTGGGCGAAAGCTGCGCGAAGCGAAACGGGACGTTATGCGTGTCGACAAAGCGTTCAACTTCGCTTGTTACGGGATCAAGCGCCAGTGCAATCACTTCTATATTCGCCCTTTGCAGCCCTTCAGCTTCGAGCGCCAGTGCCTCGATTTGTTGCTGGCACGGCGGGCACTGGGAAGCGAAAAATACGACGAGATAATTGTCGCCCCGTTTGTCCGAAAGGCGAAAGGTTTCGCCACTGCGGATGTCACGCGCTACCGCATCAAGCATCGGGTCACCAATCAGTGCCACAGCGGGTAGCGCACTCCACAGCAAAAATACAGTAAGGCCAATCAGCCGTTTCATGAGCGCGGCTTCCGCTTTGATTTATCCTGTAAAAGGTAACCGACGCCCCAGATAGTTTGGATTAACGGCTGTTCGCGCGTATCATCACCAAGTTTTCGGCGCAGTTTGCGGATAGCAGTATCTACATTGCGCGGCGAGGTTTCCGGGTTCAGAGCATGACTATCGTGAAGAATTTCGTCGCGCGATAAAACGCGATTACGGTTTTCCAGCAAATACTTCATCAGAATGTATTCGGTGGTCGAAAGAGCAATAGCTTCCCCTTCAATTAACAACTCTTCCTTTTGACGATCCAACGTCAATTTCACCGTGGGAAACGTGAAGGTTTCAAGCAACCCTGAATGCTTATTACTCCGTGCAGGAGCCGGTTTTTTCGAAACGGTCTCCAGCAAGCTTGGAGTGAGTGGCATGCTCGACTTAGGAAAGATTGGCTCTATTTCGCTTGGAACAACCGGTTGACGCTTCGCACGAGTTTTTTTGACGGGTGCTGGAGCCGCAACAGGTTCGGCAACTATCGGTTCCGGAACTTCAATCGGTGGCGTCGGAGTAGCCGCGATTACGGCTACTGCGGATTCGCGCTCCAACTTTGGTTTTGCTTCGCGCGGTGGTCTGGCTTCGCGTTTTGGTTGTGGTGCTTTTGCTGCCGGCTTTTCGCGTGGTGGCTTCGGCACACGTGGTGCTGGTGTGGCAGTCGGTGCCGGAGCGGATTCTACGGCCACAAGCGCTTCAAGCTGTGTTGGGGGGAGCGCGATGGGATCGCGCCGTGGTGACTCATGGCGACGCGGCTGTTGCGACATTGGGCGACGGTCGCGCGCGGCATATGGCTGTTCACTGGCACTGTGCGCCCCGTTTTGCTGCGGAGTTGGTTCTGCATTCCGGTTTACATTGCTTCGTCCGCTGTAGCGCAGGGTACGCAAGGTATTTTTTATCCGTTGTACCAGCGCGGGGAGTTGCAAGGGTAACGCGATGTGTTCATGGTGTTCCGGTAAGGTGTCGGCCACATAGTCTTTCGGGGCGAAGAGAAAAAGAGGTAGTTCAGGAGCGTGTGCGAACAGTGTATCGTAATTCGTTTGCAGGTTTTGCGCAGTGCCACTGGAAGCACACATAATAATCCGGATATCATCGCGCTCAGCAAATATTGCCAGCGCTTCGGCCAGCTTGCCACAGAGAAGCGTTTTGTAACCATACTTGCCAAGATACTTCCCGAGCAAGTCGAGCTGTTTGGCGTTATCATCAAGGATCAAAATTCGTTCGCCACTCATAGTTCACCTTTGTTAGACGGAAACATTAAATTCCCGCAGGGCATCGTTTAGGGATGTTTTTTGATCGGTTGATTCTTTCCGTTTGCCAATGATCAACGCGCACTGCACACCAAACTCGCCAGCGGCAAATTTTTTGGTGGTTGTGCCAGGAATAACGACGCTGCGTGCCGGAATGCGACCACGGGTAATCACAGGCTCTGATCCCGTAACGTCGATGATCTGTGTCGAAGCGGTCAGCGTTACATTCGCGCCTAATACAGCTTCGCGTTCGATATGTACCCCTTCGACAACGATACAGCGCGAACCAAGGAAGGCACCATCTTCGACAATCACCGGAGAAGCACTCGGTGGTTCCAAAACGCCGCCAAGTCCAACGCCGCCAGAGAGGTGCACCCCTTTACCAACCTGCGCACAACTGCCAACCGTCGCCCATGTGTCAACCATCGACCCCGTCGCCACATACCCGCCAATATTGACGTATGAAGGCATGAGAATCGCTCCGGCTTCGATGTGCGCTCCGTAGCGGACGGTAGCAGGAGGTACAACACGTACACCAGCGGCCTGAAAATTGGTTTTGAGGGGGATTTTGTCATAATACTCAAACGGGCCGCATTCGATAACTTCCATCTGTGTTACACCAAAATACAGCAGAATAGCCTCTTTCGCCCAGGCATTGACCTGCCATTCGCCTGCGGTAGCCGTCGGCTCGGCAACACGGAGTTTGCCGCTATCGAGCAGGGCAATCGCTTCGCGCACCGCTTGGGCATACTGAGTCTCTTTGAGGAGTTCGCGGTTGCGAAAGGCTGCCTCAATCATGGTTTGGAGTTGTTGCATACATATCCTTTTTTATTGATAGTTTCGGATGATTAGAGTTTTTCCCACAGTGCAATCGCCTGTTGGCACTTTTCTTTGTCGGGCACAAGTGCAATGCGAATATATTCAGCAGAACCATCGCCAAAGAAGCTGCCTGGACTGACCACAATGCCGTGTCGTAATAAATGCGTGGCATACGATTGCCCATCGTATCCCGCTGGGGCTTTTACCCACAGGAAGAATGTTGCAGGGCCACTGTGACACTCCAGCCCGTGCCGTGCAAAAAAGTCGAGAAAGAGCTGCTTCCGTTCACCGAAAATACCGCGACGCCATGCCACATGCGCATCGTCGCTCCACGCCGCCGTTGCTGCTGCCTGAATAAAGGTTGGCGATGCCACACCCATCGAGGTGCGAATCTTTTTATAGGTTGCAACTAATGTACTGTCGCCTGCCATAAATCCAGAGCGGTATCCTGTCATCCCACTCCGCTTGGAAAGCGAGTAGAACGCCAAAATATTCTCGCGCCCGAATTGCAACATACTGAGCGGCGCGGCATCATCATGGTCATAAATATCGCAGTAACATTCATCGGAACACACGATAAAGCCATACTCACGAGCGAGCTCAGCGACGCGCTGATAGTAGGCGGCCGTCGCGATTGCACCAGTCGGATTGTGCGGGTAATTGATCCAAACAATAGCAGTCTGGCGTAGAATATCGCTTGGAATGGCATCAAGATCGAGCAAGAAATTGTTTTCAGGACGGAGAATAACCGGATAACACTCACCTTCTGCAAAGAGGGTTCCGCGCTCATAAACGGCGTAGCCGGGTGTCGGATAAATAACATATTTGCGAGGTGTATGCGGGTCGAGAAAGGCGAGTGGAAAGTGAAAAACCGATT
This genomic interval from Chrysiogenes arsenatis DSM 11915 contains the following:
- a CDS encoding ATP-binding protein produces the protein MVRRGIAILLLTLCVSLPGVAKSVAPDLESILSSEERHYLSGRSTINLCIDPEFPPFEYFNATGEAEGLAVDMLRMVTAKLGLTPVAVPSKNWSHSLELGRSRQCDVFSNIAATEERRSFLDFTTPHLTFPFVIATRQEEPFIHSVRDILHRDIAVIRGFASVDMLRERYPDINLVLVENIEEGLEGVSRGRYYAYIDVLASINYSIRKLGLSNVKIAGHTDFKIDLAFASRNDEPALGSALQKALESVTQHEKDEVLNRWVSVRYEHGRDYALLWKVLAGATVIVLIIVWWNRTLQVQIRRRHQAEAELSKANDELNHTLEELKSAQSYVVQQEKMAALGQLVAGVAHEINTPLGAIQSSAGNILDSLAQAIRELPQVLSALNEAEQQHFVALLERSAQGEILLTTREQREKRKAMEAQLSEQGFANSREIAEQFLRLRIYQGFETFMPLLRHPNARLILETAGALSVIFASAGTIMDAVKKASKIVFALKSYARHNYGGEMTLGSLKDGLETVLTLYQNQIKHNIELHRDYDEAPQILACHDELNQVWTNIIHNALQAMEYRGRLRIALRVQEAGQRVEIADSGSGIPETIATKIFEPFFTTKSAGEGSGLGLDIVRKIVEKHGGTVTFTSAPNEGTTFIVFLPVQKKVTHV
- the gloA gene encoding lactoylglutathione lyase; translation: MRLLHTMLRVGNLEKSIAFYQNVLGMKLLRRTDYPEGRFTLAFLGYGDESNTTVLELTHNWDTEHYELGTGFGHLAIEVDDVYRACDDVRAQGGKILREAGPMKQGSSILAFIEDPDGYKIEFLSPDRRD
- a CDS encoding peroxiredoxin family protein; protein product: MKRLIGLTVFLLWSALPAVALIGDPMLDAVARDIRSGETFRLSDKRGDNYLVVFFASQCPPCQQQIEALALEAEGLQRANIEVIALALDPVTSEVERFVDTHNVPFRFAQLSPSSLEFFSNIKIVPFLFLVDRNGVIRYEHTGIIPNTKLLEEIDALLWAIR
- a CDS encoding DNA-binding response regulator, whose protein sequence is MSGERILILDDNAKQLDLLGKYLGKYGYKTLLCGKLAEALAIFAERDDIRIIMCASSGTAQNLQTNYDTLFAHAPELPLFLFAPKDYVADTLPEHHEHIALPLQLPALVQRIKNTLRTLRYSGRSNVNRNAEPTPQQNGAHSASEQPYAARDRRPMSQQPRRHESPRRDPIALPPTQLEALVAVESAPAPTATPAPRVPKPPREKPAAKAPQPKREARPPREAKPKLERESAVAVIAATPTPPIEVPEPIVAEPVAAPAPVKKTRAKRQPVVPSEIEPIFPKSSMPLTPSLLETVSKKPAPARSNKHSGLLETFTFPTVKLTLDRQKEELLIEGEAIALSTTEYILMKYLLENRNRVLSRDEILHDSHALNPETSPRNVDTAIRKLRRKLGDDTREQPLIQTIWGVGYLLQDKSKRKPRS
- a CDS encoding 2,3,4,5-tetrahydropyridine-2,6-dicarboxylate N-succinyltransferase — translated: MQQLQTMIEAAFRNRELLKETQYAQAVREAIALLDSGKLRVAEPTATAGEWQVNAWAKEAILLYFGVTQMEVIECGPFEYYDKIPLKTNFQAAGVRVVPPATVRYGAHIEAGAILMPSYVNIGGYVATGSMVDTWATVGSCAQVGKGVHLSGGVGLGGVLEPPSASPVIVEDGAFLGSRCIVVEGVHIEREAVLGANVTLTASTQIIDVTGSEPVITRGRIPARSVVIPGTTTKKFAAGEFGVQCALIIGKRKESTDQKTSLNDALREFNVSV
- the dapC gene encoding succinyldiaminopimelate transaminase, giving the protein MNSRISALQPYPMDELNRLKAELQQQGVTLYDFGTGDPTIPTSDFIIQALRDAIPSVSQYPTVAGESTMRTACAGYLQRRFQVSCNPATEILPSAGSKESVFHFPLAFLDPHTPRKYVIYPTPGYAVYERGTLFAEGECYPVILRPENNFLLDLDAIPSDILRQTAIVWINYPHNPTGAIATAAYYQRVAELAREYGFIVCSDECYCDIYDHDDAAPLSMLQFGRENILAFYSLSKRSGMTGYRSGFMAGDSTLVATYKKIRTSMGVASPTFIQAAATAAWSDDAHVAWRRGIFGERKQLFLDFFARHGLECHSGPATFFLWVKAPAGYDGQSYATHLLRHGIVVSPGSFFGDGSAEYIRIALVPDKEKCQQAIALWEKL